GTACACCAGGACAAGCCTTGGTTCGACGAGTGGTTCACCAACCGGCCGGCCGACATCGCGGACACCACGGAATTTCGTCGGCTGCTCCTCGCCGGGCCCGACCTGCTGTCCGAGGAGGCCGCCGAATGGTGCGTGGATGGTGCCATCGGCTACGTCTGCCAGGACGACCACGCGACCGACTGCTGGCGGTGCGGTATCCCACCGGCAACGGAGTCCCCCAACGAGTGAACGTGGGCACCAGCATAGAAAGCATCCTGATTGGCCTCCAGCGGCTCCGCCAGCGCGTACTCGTCACGCGGCTCGGCGTCGGCCGCCAACTCCGGGCTGCCCGACCGGAATCCCATCAGTACCTCCCGCATGTGTCCGGCCCGCTCGGCCGTCGCCTCACGCCCGTCGTCGCCGAGCTGGTCCAGGACCACCGAGGCGAGCTCGTCGGCGGCTGCTCCTGACGGACCAGGACCATCGGGAATCACGCGAGCCCGGTCGGAGAACAGCAGTTCCTTCAGCGACAGTCGCTGGACTCGGCCTCGGACATCCTTCAGGGCGACTTCGTTACCAGCTGTCGTCGCAACCAGCTCGATCACCTCGACGGCCTCGCCGTCGTAGACGAAGCGCGTCCCGACATCGACCCGCGTGCCGGCTCCGCTCACGCCAGCCTCATCCGAAGGAGCTCAGGATCGAGCAACCACTCCCGGCGGAAACCCGCCAGAAAACGGATGTTCTCCAGCTCCGCAGGCGGCGGCTCGCTCCAGACCTCGTAGCGCCACCCGCGCTCCTCCACCGCACGCCTGGTCCAGGCGAAAGTGGAGTCCACCACCGGATCGTCCAACCGCCACCGCGGCTTCACGTCCACGACGATCGGGCCATCCTCGGTCACCAGGAAGCAATCCGGGATGTGCTTGCCGACCTTCCCCTCCACCACCTTCTTCAGGAGGAACGGCTGGGCCACGATGCCGCGTACCGAAGCGTCGAAGTCGGCGAACAACAGCCGGGCGAGCTCCAGTCACGACTCGTAGATCACGAGATCCCCG
The sequence above is a segment of the Streptomyces griseoviridis genome. Coding sequences within it:
- a CDS encoding TnsA-like heteromeric transposase endonuclease subunit; the protein is MELARLLFADFDASVRGIVAQPFLLKKVVEGKVGKHIPDCFLVTEDGPIVVDVKPRWRLDDPVVDSTFAWTRRAVEERGWRYEVWSEPPPAELENIRFLAGFRREWLLDPELLRMRLA